TTGAAACAATGATGTACTCAATGAGGTAACCTGCTTCCTATTTACTTCCTTGCAGTTCAAACTAATCATTGCCCAGGTTCTGGTGGTGGACTTTGTCGTCGCTCTGCTGGTGGACCGTGTCTTGCAGTTCCTGCTGGGCAAAGGAACTCTTCGGCTGCCTTCTTGAACTCAGTGCCAACAGCGACTGCATCCCTTATCAACCAAACTGTAAAGGGAGAGAAGACtttggaggaagaagagaattAAAGCTGTTGTGACAAGCACAAGACAGCTGAGGCAGTCATGGCGTGCAGTACTGTACACTCCGTGTATCCCTTCCCTCATCTTACTCTGCCCCTTCCTACTCAtctctgtttctgtattttcatcAGCTCTGTGTTTCAATTCTCTTTCTGTTATCTTCATAAGTTCTTCCTTTTTTCTACATCcctatacctttttttttttttttttacctcccccccaccccccacagTGCTGCTACACAAGGCCATGAAGACAGCAGTATTGAGTGGAGTGCAAGACTGTGTGCCAGCCAGAGTGAAACATACAGGCACACAAAAGGGGCATTCTCCAAGAGAATTGcaaagtgtttttggtttttttgatTCCTCTCCTTGATTttgtaaaaagtgaaaaaaaaacatctctaacAGACTTATAAAAAGACTTACAGATAAAAATTATGAAGTCTGTCAAGTGTTTTGTCAACTTACAAGTACTGATGTGTCTGCACTTGGAAAGGCTGAGCATGTCCAGCTGGTCATGAATTATCATGTTTACAGAAGTAGGTAAGTAAGGAATGATGAGGTAAAATGTAGAAGAAATGTATTGAATGAAACCTTTCATCTCATCGGGTGCACGACACAGGCCAAAATGAAACATGCCATctcacttcatttatttttacagggACAGTGCACACTGGCCAGATTAACCAttgaaacaacaataaaacaaacgtAAAATCAGAACAGTATAAAGCAGGCAAAACATAAATCAGCTGAACAGAGGATGAAATACTAAATGGAATGAGGCAGGAGGCATGCAAAGTAGGACATTTACAACGCAAGCCattaatacaaaacaaaatgttaaaacaacatataatCACATAACCATTAAGCATcatttggaagagaaaatgatgCTTATCAATTTTGTATTTACTTATCATTTGATCTTCACTACCGAACATGTTGATCTTAAGAGGTCATCCATAGATAACTGATTGCTTATTATATCTGATATGAGCTTACATAAACATTTGTTGAACAAACCAAAGCAGCTTAAACAAATTGCATTTCCCACGTCATTATTAGTCCCAAGTCATTTCGGGGTAAGTATGAATAAAAGGAATACCACCAAAAACCAACTACTGTACCGAGTATTCAAGAACTATGGGGCTGTTAAAGGGCCTTTACAATCTAAAATGTAAATTCTGTCTTCCTTTCAGTGATCTAACTCCCAGGTTATCACTAGACTCATAGTAAGCTGTTGAACACAACCTAGAGTTTAAAAAGAGTAAAGCAAATATTCATGGTGATTAGAACCATAAAATACATCCAGTCAAGAATATACAAGAACCTGTTAAGTCACATAAATTTCCAGAGAAATTGTCTCCAGCCTCTCATCAAGTTGGGACCACCATTTTGTACTTACAGAGGCTGACATAGAAACAAAAATGTAGTACTACATTTTTGTTTCTTGGTAATTTTCTCATCGCTCAAAGGTTATACAGTAATTCATTTGATTGGATCCCCAGAAACCTGTATTTCTAAGAGGcaattgtaaaaatgtatttatttatcagggGCATTTTTTCCCTTAATATAAACTATGCAATTTCCAATGCCTCTCTTTTATAAAGCTGTTACGTTGGAGATCATGAGCGAGGGGATGCGTAAAAGGTAAACCCAGAAACTTAAACGATAAACacaagaaatgagaaaataaggTATTGTCGTAGGTGTGTATGGTTTGCTGAAAAGCTTGGGTAAGTGTGTAAGCTACGTTAGGTAAGATTCATGATTTCACTAGTAGTAGGGGTCTGAGGGAAGAAGGGATCCTTTGGATACTGAGGTATAAAATGAGTTGTACTCAATTGTGCTTTTGTCAGATAAAACATGGTCATATtgccatatatatataacacaaaaAGCCAGCAGTTGGGAAATGCCATGAAGGGGATCAAAGCTGTTGAGCACAAGCTCTAGATTTCTGGAGGCCAAGGTATTAGAGCAATCTTCAGCTAGATATCCTAAATCCAAATAACGTTAACAAAGAGGATCAGGGCCAAAGGTGCCCCTTTGAACTTGTAGGTCAGCACTTGCTCTTAACTTGATCCAGGGGGATCAGAACCAGAGGATTGGATTCCCCAACCACCAAAGGCCACCTCTTTACAGAAACATGTTATTACAGCTCATTCGATTGAGTCtcttaaatatataaatgaattcCTTGGCGTCATACCGTTTAACAACttgtaaaacattaaagttaaaCTCAATGAAGGGTTTCTTTTCTTAGATTGTTAAACTGCCTATAGACTGGACTGGTGCACATGCATTAAAAAAGGTAATTTGGCCTACGAAGCAAAACTATGAATCATGCAGCTCCATTGGGTGGCTGCCACAGAATCtaatgaggttttttttcctgtgttatCTGTGAAAAATAGGTATTATTGCACTGGAAATTAAAACTGGAACATCTTATCACAAAGGTAAAACAATTTCGTAGGCATTCAACAACCATGAGCTTTGACAGCATATCATCAGCTAATATCCTGTTGCTCTTGGACActaacaaaatatttacactttggtcaaaatgataatgttaacattttttatcCAGAGGGGTGatagaaaaataacaacaataaccaCAAACATGGATCAAGAGAAACCCATTGACATACAGATGGAGGCCCtccagaaaaaatatttggccccCCGATGAAAGCTAAAGTTTGGATTTACATAGTTTACATTACaacttttacatatttttttcacaagTCTGTAGATGTAATGTAGATAACAAGATAAACACAAGGCTCCTGTAAATCCCAATAAATATAACCTTGTTACATCTAATAGGCTACTTCCCCCACACGAGGAGTGGTATTAAAACCATGACTGTGCCATGCTATATGAACAGAGAATGGTGCTGAAATTAAATCTAATAAACctacagaaattacattttaatgtgaattCATAACACTGTTTTAATTCCACAACTTTAGCCTATGCAACACTAACAAATTTGTtcttcacaaataaaaataggTGGAAGTTGAGCATAAATGGTGTGTTGATACCATTTTCTTCCTAAGGCAACAGCAGTAGTACTTTCAAACAACTATAAATGAAGCAGGCCACTGTTTATCATGCACAGATAACCAATAAAGTATGTCACTAGTCTCAAAGTGCAATACAGAACATATATTTGTGAATGAACCATttttaagagtttaaaatatTAGAATAACTCTGTTAACCCTCAGTTACTAATGGGAAAAAATGACATCTGCCCTCTGAAACGATCCTAAACAGTGATATAAATCAAGCTTAttcttaaattaatttaaagaaataaaccAAACATACTGTACGGGCTCAAAATGAAAAGTCCTGAAAAACTGGATCATGGCTGAACCTAACTGCTGACCCCCTGCTGTTGTATTCCTGCTCTTGTGTAACAATTCAATTAAAAggggctttattggcatgggAAACAGACGTTTACATTACCGAAAcaagtgtgaaataaaaacaaaaaaatgtacataaagaGAAGAATTGTGATTTTGGATAAGTAAATACAACTTAAATTACCATCACACTACATTTCCCATAGTGCATTGCTCCGTAAAGGGGTTTGGCTTGTTGGGCGCGCTGTGAAGAAAactatttgaaagaaaaaatggCGGAAAAACATCCAGAGATTGGACAAAAGGGGTTTGTATCTTTTATTCAAAAGTTGCGACAAGCGAGTGAATAATGTTGAGAAAATACGGGAAAGCGTTTTCagttaaattgttattttttttgtctgagtttCGCCTAAAGCAAATTACGTCTGTGGTCTGCTCTGTGCTTAATAACATAACGTTAACGTTAAATGTTGTCAGCGAACAATAACGAAAATGTTTGAACATCTTTCACTTATTCTTTGTGTCTAACGTTAAATAAAGTATGTAGCTAAACTCACAAAATTGTCTTGCAGTTGCGGAAATGTGGCCGTTGCTGATACTCAGAATGAGGTAAGACATTTTTACTGACATTAGCTGGATAACAACACCTTAGCTAATCCTACATTCATGAGCTAACGCTTGCTATTCATGCAAAAGAGTCACTGCTAATTCGCTCTTTGTTCAATCTGTGTGCACCTAGGTCAACTCAGTGACACCCAAAAGGTGTTCATCCACAAGCCCCGAGTCAGCCCCTCCACACAAATCTCCCCGTACCGACGTCCAGTCACCCACCAAACAGACACCAGATGCAGGAGAGGGACATCCAGACACAGATAAACAAGAaatgcacacagaaaacacGGAGGGACATACAAGTCCATCTGGCAGCCCCACTGCACGGAGAAAATCCTGGAGGAGAGCCACCCTAACCCGACGCTCTCTACCTGCCCTTCCCAACCCATATCAGAGTGAGTTGTGTGgctttctttcctctttgtaGTCCATAAAGAATGGTGAGTGTGCGTTTGTTTTCAGCAGTATAAACatctatttgtgtgtttcttttgcagttTTGTGCAGGAGCATAAGTACATCCTTATCACAGCAAGAGAGGCTGGAAAAATTGATGGAGGCTTCAATGAGGGTGAGTTCAAAAAGGTTATATGTAATAGTATTAACTTCATCGGAATAAACTTAActgaaaatgtggaaaaaataaagaagcagGCGCCTTATAGGTTGCTTTTATCTAACTGGTATTGACTGTGatgaatttcttttttcactctACCGAATTTCATTGGAAAGGGAATTGAATAATTAATAAGTTAGTGCTTAACAAAACATAATGCTTTAGCCATAATGAGTAAACTGTAAGGGTCTTGTTACAGTAGTCTATAGGGCCACATACAGTTAATTGACTTTGGTCATAACTTAAATTTCTAATTTATCTCTGTTTAATTGCCTCTGCTTTGTCTCTAGCTGGCAATAGAAAGAACTCAAAATTTGCTCCAGTCAGTACCGAATTCCTCACCGGagtcttttcaaaaacaaggtTGGTGCTTGCTCTGCTTAATTTTGTACATGTTTCATGAAGTTTTTTACTTCAACTGAATGTCTGTCAtagaaatatttattataataaataatatttatttctgTGTCTTCCTCGGTGTAGTTGAGCACATGCAGAAGGAGTGGGGTTGTCTGGCCAAAAGCATTCAGATTGAACCACATCAACTTCCTGCAAGTGCAGCAAGGTATTGcagctgttttatttactttgtacTCTGTCTGGCTTTTTActgattgttttttgttattttaaattcatattttatactgCTTTTCTAACTATGTTATTTGATGTCAGATCTAGTGATCCTGCAGCGCAGAAAGCCCTGGAAAAAATCCAGAAAGCCACCAACAGGTATGTTAGTCTTAATATAAGtatagtttttcttttcaatgaTAAGTTACCAGGCACAAAGTATTCATACAAatcatatataaaacaaatatggtGCTACCCATCATACAAGGTTCCTTTTTTACtcatctgtgttgtgttttaggCTTCAGGCTGAATGTGAATCTTGGGAAGCACTGTTGAACAAACACCGGAGTAAGGCAGAGGAGTTGGAAAGGTGAAAATGTATTCTGTCATTGAGGAATATTGAGTGTATCAATATTGTCCTCTCAAATTTGTGCcaataatgtgtttatgtgtatttatcaCAGGAAAGTGGAGAAGGGCCAAAAGAGAGGTGTATCATTAGACTGTACATCTGTGGCCCAGTCCTCACAGTACCAGTTCATACAGAGCAAACCTGACTACCATGGTCTCCTCAGTAGACAACAACCCATGCTTCACACTATGGAAATGATTGTACGTTTGAAATTACGTTTTTATATCactactaaaaaaaaacccataaatgTTCTAATATACCATCTGTATGGTAAAACATTAAAGCTAGCACAAAAAACAATGGAAGAAGAGCTATTTGACTGTGAGATTGATGAAACACAGATCTGATACTGATTCATGGGAAGGTTAAATACTGTCCACCAGAAAGAGAATGAAGTGCTTTGAATTATTTGGGAATTCTTTCCCTTTCTTGCAGACAGTACCAAAGCTGGAATGTTTGAGAAAGTTCAGAAATGTTAATTAGCTTTTGGCTCTCCTGGTTGACAATGCTAATATAGTAAATAATAATTCACATTCAATCTATCTGATCAAACAATTACAATTCACTTTCCTTTAAAGGTGAATACTAACAAAGTTGACGTGAGATACCATAAGTAGCACAACACTCATACTCCTCCACCCTATTTGCCATAGTTTGAGTGCAACAACATGTTCACTgctttaaaggtatactatgcaggatttttcttaaaaaaaacaatttatagactcatacaaaagtaatccctctcaatcatctTTTCTCGTTCTCTTTATTCACTCTGTAGCTTGctcgaccaccgctgctctccCTCGCTCACTAGTTGAATCGGGGAGGAGGGgacaactttgaatgctgtgtatTTACAAACACCAatcaacaaatcctgcatagtatatcTTTAAAGGTCCTTAAAACCTATTTATAAGCTTCCTATGATGATAATGTCAACAAGAACACAATTTTCTGCCCAAGGTTGGAACAGTTATGTTTTTGTCCTTGGTGTGGCTCAGCTGAAAAAAGGTGCATCAATCAGAGTTTAGCAACATTTGGatcaaaatgtgatgacagttATAGAGGGGTTTGTTTATGTTGCTGGTACTgacaatcaaatctgatcaaactaCACAGTAGAGAAGCAGAGtagctgtgtttttcagtgttgagCTTTTGCTATACAAGTAAGAATAAATTTCCTAACTTTAActtgttgattattttgtcatgaatatttaatgctactgaaaaaagtttttaaatcaGGTTTCAGGGGCTTTAAGTACACAGACTACTTCTCAAACATGAAGGCATCTGACCTTTTAGAAAACACTGGACATCTGCTTGATCTGGATTTTCCTTTTTATCTGTAGATGGACATTCAATGTAAGATGGTCAGAGAACTTCTGTCTATCAAGGAGCAGTCACAGTTATTGGTGAAAAAGACAAGTGGCCGATTGggtaatgattttattttatttttaatccttTGTATGAAATTATTTTGGTACTCTAACCAATGATCTGgcagtttaaaatgtaattttgtcactttttcctACCAGCTGCAGAGGCAGGATTCCAGGCTCTTTCACCGGACCTCATCAGGAACCTGATGGCAGCACCTTTATCATCTGCAACTACATAGTCATTCTGGCTGGAGGCAAGCACGAGCAACCAACCCTCTATTggaccatgtttttttttttatgacttgtATATGAAGCTCATATATCTGTACCTTTTGGTGATTTCTCTGATTTGAGATAattccttttctctgtcttttgttgatgtgttttataatataattaagCTCGAATGTTATGCTTTCCATGTCAGAACACTTTGAGTTGCAGCAGCAGGACTCACGATAGAGCCAGTTGAGGTAATTCATGTGTTTAACCAGCAGGCGGCAGTGGCTGGCTATATAAAATTGTGTCAAGCTTGGTGAATGGCTGGAGTGGATTCATCTGTTATGCCTTAATTAAAAGCATTCTCACCTGTATAACCTGAAACTGTCAAGAGAAACATTAGAAACATTTGTTAACTGCCAACATCTTGCAAAACAAGGGCACTGGTCATtcctcacttaaaaaaaaaaaaaaatccctcttggAAACTAATGATCTGTCCAAATTGATCTGTTGTccttaaatattcaaatatattgacagtttgaaaccaaaatagttttttttttatatatataaaagtagattgtttaaaatgtgatgttatGAGATATATCTGATATTCCATCTTTGAGTTTGATTAgtattgttttataaatgtCCTCAAAAATGATTAGAACCCTTTAAACATACTAggtgtaatttaaaacaaaccaaaagtaACAATATAGTTTTACAGAAATTGCCACTTGTCATTTCAAATGAACTTATACAACAGGAAATCACTAAATGTAAAGATTATTAAAATACATGCAAACTATAAAGCAGTTTGACTACAGAAGGATCCCGCTCTTTAGTTTGCATGTACTCTTTAGTTTATGTACATTCCTTTTCCGTGCTCATCCTCAGTCACGTTCATGCTCTTTTTGGTGCTGCATCTATTTCACTTCATCAGTGTCCCCTGACCATTCAGGAGGAGGCCCCTCCCCCACAGTGACTCACCCCCATCTCTTGCATTTGGCTGGGTCACTGATGCAGAACGAAGCTTTGACATTGTACCAGTCAGTCAAAGCTTTGTTCGCTATCACTCCTATCTCCTGGAACCATTCACTCATTAATGTTCCTACttaatttatttgatgattacagcaagaagaaAACACTTTCGGTGTCAACAGAAAATAAGTGTGAATGGCTCTATGTGCTCTGCTGTTGTGATCTCCGATATGAAATATGGTGAAATTTTCTTGGGATTGTATTAAACGCAGTAACTAGAGAGCATAGGGACaagcaaagagaaagacaagTGGGGTTGTGACCGTGAGAGTTGTGAGTAAGGGAGGATGGTGCACAGCAGGAGAGATCGATTCTTATTTAGATGAAAATGAGGCTTGATGCTTGTGGGGTGAGAGGAGGGCAGCTTTAGCATCCAAATGAATAGAAGTTTCACAGAAATGATCCTTAAATGAATcaccaacaataaaacatataaagaaGTTTACAAAGCcactgtcattgtcattttactTTTGAGGAAGGCTTCTCTTAATAGTGACAATTACTTGGGGATTAGATGGCAACCCCTGCAGCTTTCCATTTAAAACTGTATGATAAAACCTACTTTAAACAACCTCAGTGACCCCAGTAAATGGCATGTTAGAAGTGTTTTTCAAGTGTTTGCACATTAGGATAAAGGTGCTCGGGTGTGACCAGGCTCTTCTGATTCCTTGTTTGTAGATTATTATTTGAATGAAAGAAAGGGAGGGTATCTTTTTTGAaattacatatgtatatatttcatttaaaccATGAAATGATTAGAAGTTTGGTTTTAGGATCAATTACTCTCTTTATAATGGTTGAAACCCACTACTTGGTATAACCACCAAGAAGCCTGAATTGTGACTTTTACTATATGCACATGCAAAGAACAATCACTGTTTAGGTTAACTGTATTCTTTATTCTTGTTGTCTCTAACTTTAGATTGATTAGCTACAGATTGTAGTGGATGGATGTGTGGAGAGTCAGCATAAACCACTGCCAGTTTGGTCCTACTACCTCATGCACACCCATCATCTCTTCTCAGTACAGCAAGGCTTGCTGCAGCTCTCCTCCACATCCATTCAGCCAGCCATTCGTCTTGGAAAGCTGCCTCTCTGATCTGAGTGATAAACTACAGCAGAATTGCCCAGTTTGCAAAAAACAAGGACACTTGTTTTCAATCTGTGCTGTCAACATTTTCATACTGAAAACTGATGGGATGTTTCATTCATCGGGGGTTAAGGACAGAATGATATTCTTAGGTTGGACTGTTTTGCTTTGAGATTATATATTACTCTTGAAATTTACAAATTTTATCCACACAGATGGCTATCACATTCACATTTGGGCACAACTTATGAAATGACACTGACTTTCAGAGATTAGATCGGTACTACTATCAATATTCCTTTTTCAACAGAGTTGCTCATGAGCAGGGGCAGATTACTATGGTTTACAGATTTCAAGGTTTCTTATTGTcattctgacacacacatgcaaaggaACGAAATTAAGCATCATATTAAAATTGCACAAGTATAGAATAATTACTGAAAAATACcaggtaataataatgaaaactataataattaaaagtataattctttttttaaaaagtacttaAGTATGAAAGTCATAGCAGCAGTAGCAAGAAGGATGAGTGTACACAAGATACTACACAGCAGTGTAAACATTAGTGATATAGCAAAGTGAGTGTATATTTAAACTGACTGCACTGTAATATACCTCTGCAGTtgctcaaaaacatgttttaaggaAGTCTGTGCAATCACAGAGGCATGAAGAGGTCTCCTCTTGCCTGCAAGCCTTTTGGCTCCGACACTTTAGTTATTATTACACAATAAACTAtgttttctaatgtttacaGCTCGCTCGTCATGAGCTCAAATAGAATCAGAACCAGATTTATTCGCCAAGTAGCAAGTACAAGGAATTAAGTGTGGTCCAGATGTCAAAAGAAAgtacaataaacataaacacaatcatAACAGTGTAAGAAAGGGACAGTAATTTACATTTCTGTGTAGTGGGGGTGTATGTGCTTGCATATTGACATGataaaaaactgcaaaaaagcagaatataacTAGAAGTATAAAGAGTGTGTGCATACATATTGACATGATAAAAactatgtgtgtgcaaaaaaaagcagaatataaatacaagtATAAATACGAAActagatataaatataaatttgagtgtaaataaactatGTGTATGTTTTAACAGGATATATTTgtacagttaattaaaaaaacaaaccttatCCATCTACATAATGGAGGATAGACAAAGatacagtaaacacatgaatTAGAATGAGATGGAGGTGAAGTGAAGTTTACAGACTTTTACTATCCTTGTTTCAGAGCACACCACTTTTAAATGTCTACAAGGCATTCACTTcaaacttttgttcagcactcTGTTTGGTCGGTGATCTCTAGCCTTATATTAAccttatattattaaaaaaataggTTTAACCAATTATGATAGGACCAGAAATGCTGATGACGTAAGGGGCTATCCATATGTAAAAGGCCTACACGGTGAGAGTCTTGTCACCTGGAGGAATAAAGTACAGGACGTTGTGTTACAAACATAatatcttacacacacacttgccgATATTAGGTCAGCTAATATAAAAACGTCTACATccatatgtgtattttttctatTGTGGTCTGCTGGTTAACCCACCCGCAAGCTCGCGTTGTGCGGTGCTATGAGTTCAATGGTCAACGCTACGCACACCGCTCGCGCAGCCTATAACATCCCACATCCTCGCGCGACATCAACAACAATGCAAACCGTCGTCT
The genomic region above belongs to Thunnus albacares chromosome 17, fThuAlb1.1, whole genome shotgun sequence and contains:
- the LOC122967742 gene encoding kinetochore-associated protein DSN1 homolog yields the protein MAEKHPEIGQKGCGNVAVADTQNEVNSVTPKRCSSTSPESAPPHKSPRTDVQSPTKQTPDAGEGHPDTDKQEMHTENTEGHTSPSGSPTARRKSWRRATLTRRSLPALPNPYQILCRSISTSLSQQERLEKLMEASMRLAIERTQNLLQSVPNSSPESFQKQVEHMQKEWGCLAKSIQIEPHQLPASAARSSDPAAQKALEKIQKATNRLQAECESWEALLNKHRSKAEELERKVEKGQKRGVSLDCTSVAQSSQYQFIQSKPDYHGLLSRQQPMLHTMEMIMDIQCKMVRELLSIKEQSQLLVKKTSGRLAAEAGFQALSPDLIRNLMAAPLSSATT